ttCAGATGAGGAGGCACGGaagcaagaggaggaagataGCTTGAATAATGGTAATAGCGACGACAACAATGAGCTTTCAAGTGTCAAcgaggatgaggaggaggaggaggaagaagaagagcatGAGGTGGAGTGGAGTGACGACGAGGCATCTGACCAAGAGGTGGAGTATAGTTTGAATGGTGATGATATGGTGTCAGAGGGTGAAGAGGTGGAGTATAATAAATTCCCAAAAAAGTATCACGTCATGTTTTGTGCAACACTCATCCAAAATCCTGTTGCAAGAATACAAAATATCATACTAGAAAATGACCGTCCTAAAGGCCATGCATGTTTTCAAAAAAGTCCTTCCGATCACGTGTTTGAAGCAGCAACAGGGCTTAATTTTGCAGCCAGTGCAATGTGATCCATGCAATGCAAGCAAAATGAGTAAATGACCGTGAACGAATGAACATATTCACATATATATAGTATACTAGCCAGCACGTACTGAAGaacaaatcaaatcctttttCGTCCTACTACAGCCAAGTAATCATCAGACAAAAAGAGCAGCATTTGAAAAGCACCTAGAGAACTCTAGAGTAGGCATGAACCAAGATGAACTCGACCAAATTAAAGGAACCCAAATAAAGCAGCGGATCTCTAGAACAGTTTGCTTGGAAAAAATATTATTTTTTTCTTACTTTAGCACAAGAGTTCCCGTACGTAGGCACAACTAGTTACAAATACATACATTATACCATATGACACGACTTCATTTGTAATCCTAATCATTTGCTGAATCCAGCAATCACCGTGGATAACCTTTGCCTGGGTAATGTTGGGGTGGGTCCAGCATGCAGCGCCATGGGCCTTGGTGGGTCCATGTTGAAAGCAAAGAAGACCCGATCCAATTGGAACTGGGCAAGCATGCAGAACAAAATAAAGTTCTGATCGCGTACGACCTGAGGATCGGAGGTCATCAAAACCAAGAAGCAAGCTCGCTTTCGATTTCAATCTATTCGGACGATGGTGTCAGCACCATCGATCTTGTCGACATCGCCTCCGCCGTGGTCCGATCTCCTGCCGGAACTCCTAAGCCAAATCCTAAGCCATCTCCGTCCCGCCGATGTCACCCGCTGTCGGGTTGTctgccgtgcatggcactccgCCGCGCACCATCCAGCGGCACCGGCGGTGGAAGCAATAGCGCACGGTAGCGCACGAGGCTATGGGGCGAGGGGAAGAGCTGCCGCGCAAAGGGAAAATGCTGCGGGGAGGTGGAGCAGGGCATGCcccaagaggaggaggaggggacgGCTGGCGCCAGGTCGCCGACGCCCTGATGATCTGGTGGGGGTGCTGCCCGTGCAAGCTCAGGGACGGCCACTACCGCACAAGCTTCACCAGAAGGCATGAGCGGGACCATCAGGTGCGGGAGAAGCAAGAGCGGGAAGCGTGTGATCATGAGGCGCTGCGGCGTCAGGAGGACGCGGACACTAGGGCCAATCACCTAAAGTGGACCGATCGCGTCAGCCGCCGAACCAAGAAGCAGTAAGCCTGCAATCGACCACAAGGTACTTTATCTTTCGTTGCCCGGTTATGATGTGATGTTATCGACTATTGCCTCTTGATTATGGAATTAAAACCAAAACTAAATGTGATGTTTTATGGGAGATTTGCACCAAAACTGGATGGGTTGTTTTGTGGGAGGTCTGTACACTCTCTCCTAATGTGTCTTTCAATTCTGAATATTTTCTAGTCGATCTTCATTGTATTGCTCATCTCATCTCTAAATATTAAAGTCAGATAATAATACAGATGTTGAGTAAACCTGAATTACAAATGAATGGGATCTAGAAAACAAACCATGTATTTTTGCGTAGTAAAAATAGAAAGAGCAAAGCATTTTATCGAGTCAAAACAACATCTTCCTGGTTTGCTAAAACTAACAGCCTAATATTTGGTTGGTAGGTATTGTCATCACTCAGTGGATTATTATTTTTAACGCTAACCTCATAATATCTAGTAAAAAGTTGAAGTTGCCTTAGCGAAGCTGGCTAGTGTCCTTGGGAAGAGCTAGCGAATCCGGATTCAAATCTTGGTTCCTCACATTTGTTCAGGTGGGGTATTTAATACCTCCCTGTAGCCCACATTATTTTTTAATCCAGTAAAAGGTTGGCTTATGTTTTGTGCAACAAAGTATGTCCCACAAACTGTTGCAGGAAGGGAGGGGAGTATCTCTATTAGATATTGTGGTGTTGCCATGTAGCAATTTCTACACTTTTCTTTACAAAATATCTAACTCTAGAACTTTTTTCATCCTTATCCAACTATGTAAAATATCTAACTCTAAAAATTTCTTATTGCCATAAAGCATGGTAACTCCTCTCTCTTGCCATTTTTAAATTTTTAACCTTATCTTGCTATGAAGCATGACAACTCCTCACTCTTGCCATTTTCAACGGACATTCTAAAACTCTACTTTCAAATTACTGCAAACAGTAAAAAATTAATTTCTATGTATAACTGATTGCCTAGGAGCTTTATTATAGTCTTTGTTTGGTCTTTATCTGGGAGAAGAGGCGAGTGGCGTAGAAGGCCGTGAAGCACTAGAGGCCAGCGATTATAAGTAATTGGCACAAATATTCCCttcattttattttttaaaataaatcCTTTCATTTCAGTAATCTCTTACTCTCTTAATTACCTCCTCACAGTCAGCCGGCCATCTCATGTGGAACTGTTTGAATACAGGACCCACATGTAAGGTGAGAATACCTGGAAGTAGATTTTCAAGAATATGGATAAATGTAAATCTACTTAGTACTATATATGCTCAAAATTGTACCTACTGTAGTATAATTGTCTGTTAGAAACATAGTGAAGCTATCAACACTGGTAAAAAAGCCTCATTCGTCTTTCACATTTGTCCCGGATACAGTTGGATCCGGGACTAATCTAGGCATTAGTCCCGGATTCAACGACTAGAGGGCGAAAGTgctctttagtcccggttggtggctccaatcGGGATAaacttttagtcccggttgttATTACCGATTCGGACTAAAGGGTTCTTTAGTTCAAAAGGATATCATCCTAATTAGAGTTACATGTGTTGCGTAGGTGTGGTAGTAAGGAAGTTATACGCGAGGCAAGAGGCCTCGGGTTCGAATCCCGCGGAGCATAAAATTTTCAACTTTTTTGTGTACTATGGTGTTAGCTAGCGTGACCATTATGCACATTGCTATCCTCGTTTTATGGAATATATAACTAGTGTTTAGTGTGTTACACATTATATATTGTTATATACTGGCTTGAGGATAACGGAAATTCGGTTTGGCAATTTGGTTTTCTGCAGCAAGCAACATTAATCAGCATAAAAAGTGGACGGGATGTTAGGCAACTGTTCGTGAGAATCAGCTCAAACGCATCCTTTTGCACTACAAGAACTAACAtactgcttcagttgtgcttaaattttccaaaattgcTGACCCACGTCGACAGATATATTTCATGGAAGGTTGAGTTTTAACGATGTTCCACATTCCAGGGCTGTCTTTAGTAAACCAATGCAAAAGATATTTTGACCACCGGTAAATCTTAAATATTGACAATTTGTCCCAGATATTCTAGGGCTGTACGTAATAATTGTGGCTTACAAATACAAACGAGTTTGATCTGTCATAGGAAGGATAATCATTCAAATTTTTACGATGTATTCAGCCTTGGGAGCACAAGGAGCATCAACATGTCCTCTGTTTATTGCTTACACTTGTTTTATCTATAAATATAATGCGATGTCGACAAGAGGCCAGGTTCCTTTCGTTTCATAGATATATTACATATTTGGCAGCATtatattttcataatgtgttGTCACATAAACTACATTTTAGTCTTACGCTCATCAATTTCTCACCGGCCGTATGTGTGTATGCATGCTGTGACTACGGCGATGGTGCCAGCTCTTTAAACCAATTGTTTCATTTGTTTGTCGCCTCGgtccattttcttttctttttgttttttgtCCAACTCTGTTCTTCCCTAAAACATTGGCCATGGCACCACGAAAGAAGTAAAAGTTGATGCGGCTAGCACGTATATGCTAGCTAGTACTTGAATCTATCACCTGCTGCCGCATGCACCGCGCACAGTGACAGGACTGAGGTAGGTGCGGTGGGCGGTGTGCCTCGTCGTCCGTGCAGTCGAGGCGCCGATTGGGATGGCTTGTGTCGTCGCCGACTCGCCGTCTTGACGGAGACGGAAGCTCGGGCTACTGCTGGGGGCTTAGCTTAATTCAATCATGGCGTGCCAGGATCGAGTAAAGGAACACAGGTCGATCTTCTGCACGTACAGTGGCGCTATAGCTAGCAGTAGCAGTAGCAGCTCATCAATAACTTCAATCAACACTTTTGAAGTCACTAAATAAAAGGAGCGGATGATGCCAATTGAACCCacgaaaaaggaaaaaagaaacacGTTAATTACATGCAGAAACTGGAACATAACACTAGCTAACTACTACTTAATAAGACATTTTCCCTGCTGGATGCATTTTGAAAACATCATCAAATGGCTCCAGCGTCCAGCTGGGTAGAATAATCGTCGTCAAATGCACGCAGGTAGCAACAAGGCGTGCCTTTTCCTTCACAAAACGGACTCTGATGAGAAACCATCAGCCTGCAGAGTCCGTTCGCCCATTTTGCACAAGCCATCACGGCCTTCAGCTCGGCACCAACCTGATCCGACGACGGGGACACTCCATGGGCCATCTCGACCACCATCTTCTCAAGAACCTGCGCGCGCTCGGCGATGAACTTGAGGAAACCAAGCTCGCTTCTCCTCCCGCGGAATCCGCGGAGAATCAGCTTCTTGATGTGCCGCTGCACGCATTCGTTCGATTGGGTCAGCCTCCTCCCAGAACTTGAGGATGAGGTCGACGACTTGGCCGTTGCCACTGATAGATGATAGAGGATCCCAGAACTGAAAGTCATCATCCTCAGACTGTAACACAAAGTCAACATCATCAGCCCTCCCAGTCCCATCTAATAATGCAAATACTACAAACTTAAGTCGATCTGGGTTAGATTTTACCTGGATATAGAGCGTCTCCGTGTTGGGAAAGCATCTGAGGAAACGAGGCACCGTCGTGGCCTTGATGCGGGTTCCAAGTTTCACCTGAACCCCCACCATCTGGACGCTCGGGAGGACCGTATTAGTATTGCCAGTAATCTCCGGTTCGTGCATTCCAGGCACCAAGAACCCCAAGAAGCGCAGGTTCGGTGCGTAACCGATCTTAATCCTCGATGCCATGGTGAACAGACCGCAGATTCTGCCCGAAACTCCACAAAGCAAGAGCCTCTCCAGGACCGGAGCGTGCCCCACGTCGATCTCCGGCACGGTGGACGAGCACACCTGGACGCACCGCAGGCTGCAGCTCCTGATGCGGATGGGCACAGGCCGCCAGCGGCTTCCGACGACGACGAGCTTCTCCAGGACGGGGCACTTATTCTCCAGCAGGAAGGCGAGATCCCATTCTTCGATGGCCACGGAGCCGAGGCCGAGCTCCCGGAGGCGGGGGAACGAcacggcggcgggcgggacgGTGCCGGTGCCCGGGAAGGTCCAGAAGCCGAGGTAGAGGCGGGTGAGGGAGGTGCACGCGAAGAGGGCGCCGGGGAGCTGCAGGTGCGCCCGGATCGGGGTTGGGCGGTTCACGAAGACGAGCTCCCGGGCGCCCTTGGCGGCGAGGAGCTGGAGCCAGCGCGTAACCTCGTTCCGGCGCGCGGCCATGGGGGTGCCCGTGAGGTGGACGCAGCGGAAGGGGCCCGGGTGCGCGGCGAGGGCGCGGGACACGGTGTccgggaggccggcggcggcggggaggaggtgGGCGTCGACGAGGACGAGCGGCACCGAGCGCCAGACGCCGGTCCAGTGCTTGGAGAGCGCGGTGGTGCGCGCGGCGTCCCTGGCGGGGAGGCGGGAGACGACGCCGCGGAGGATGTCGTCGGGGAGGCCGCTGAAGCGGTCGGCGCCGTCGGCGGGAGGTGACgatgcggccgcggcggcgtgtTTGGAGAGGGGGGCGGAGGTGGagacgggcggcgcggggagggagGAGTAGACGCGCTGCGCCAGCATGCGCGCGGTGCCGTCCATGAGCGCGGAATCCAAGGTGGTGGCCAGCACGGCGACGGCGTCGTCCTCCATGAACGCCACGCCGGCGAGGGTTTTGCTTTGGTGGGTCTTTTTGTTTGGGGGGTTGGATTTGATCCGTGTCATCGTCGGTTGGGTTTGTGTTGCTGGGCCAACAAACCCAACAACCAACAACGCCCCTACAAGATTTTGGCCCAATGACCGAGgccagcaggcagcagcaaaAGAAAGAAACAAACCCAACCGAATTGCTGTCTCcaaaaaaggaaggaaaaaacTGTCCGCTTGGTACAAACCTCTTCCAAACAAAACTTGACTGAAACAGACTGACTTTGTGGTATCTTTATTTCCATGTCTTGTTGCCATCATATTCTCCGCAGTTTGCCATGAATTGAAGATGGATTTGACCGATGCTACCGAGCTAGTGTTTGCTAGTCATTGGTCACAGCTGAAATAATGAGATGGCACCTTAGAATAAAGGTTGAATGAATGCTTGAAGGGCCGTATGCGCCTCGCGCCAGTCTCAATGGGAGTTTCATGATATTAAATTCTATATCACATCGTTAATTTTGCTGATATGGTAAGGAGAGAGAAGGAATAAGTTTCTTAGGATGTGAAAGGAGTTTCATCACCATGACACTCATTTGGCACAGCTACCTAGTTTCCGATCTTGGTAACTATATCATTAAACTGTGCAAACTGCGCATTGAGATTGGCCTCGTTCTTTGATTGGAAAATCAAAGCAAAGCTCTCCTAGCTCCCAAGTATGCACTACCCTTCTTTGCATTTCTTTCATCTAAATTAAAGCAGCCTGTCCAACGACCTCAGATCACCTACCACAAGCTAGCCATGGACTTCTTCAATGAAAGAAAGTACGTCTCATCCAAACGGTTTCAATAAtgaaataagaaaaacatacaAAATAGATGTCTTCATCTTTTTTCTTAGGGTGACTTTTTTTTTAATTCCTCGTTTTTGCATTAGAGTCAGACCAAGAGGCTGCCATGCAATGCAATGCAACACTTGGAGACGGTTGGAATGGCGGCTGCGTTACCGGTCAACCCATGCAAGTCGGCAGGTTACATTACCAGTCAGCTTCATCGACGTCAGATACATACATCTCCAACAGTGGTAGTTAAAAGTCAAACGACTGATCTCTAGGCTGCTACCCGGTCCTGGTTCCACTTCCACATATGGCTAAAGTAAAAAAACAAAGCATCTTGTTGCTCCCATACATGTATGAACACACTCCTCATATAGCTGATGATAACCTCTCTATTATCATAGCTAGGAACAGCAATTGTTAAGCATGCAAATATCAGGATAACATGCATTATTCCTAATCAACCTCAGTCGTCATGGCTTGCTCATTTAGCAGCTAGCTAGGATCGGAGCATCTTATGTTGAACGCCCTATGCATTTTTTTTTCATCGGAGGGatcttaaaatattttttattattAATCTAAGGGATTATGATTCTGACATTATTGCTGCTATATGGTATAATTTTGATTATAAAAGAAACGATAATAATTGAGGCTAATACCATAATCTTCATGCATGCCTCCGGTTGCCTTATCCCCAGGCCTACAAAAGAAAAGGCTCTCTAGAGCTGTCTTTTCTTCACCATCCGTAGGTTGGCCCGTCAACAACTTCAGAGGCTCTCcagtttctttttctttttgcaaaacaCTCATCTACATATGCCACACCTGATGACCGATGGATCCCCGGGCCTCTGGTTGCCTGCATTCGTGAAGCTCAGATCATTGCCCTCAACGGTGCAAGCTAGCTAGTGCAGAGGAGGTACGTAGCTCTGGTCCTGATGAGCTGCCGGTTTCGATCACTTGTTCCTGGATTTCCGTTGGTCTGGGTTCCTTCTTCCAGATCGCTTCTTAATACGTCTCCCTCCCTGGATCTCCATACTACTGCTAACAAACGATCACCTTTTTTGTTATTTGCAGGACCAAAGAAAAGAACTAAAAGTACAAGGCGAGAGCCATGTCGACTCTGCTCTTGCGAAGCTCAGAGAGCTGATGACAGGGGACATGTGCGCCACCTTCGTAGGCGTGTCCAGCGGGGACATCCTGTTCCTCAGGGATGAGCTGCCCGCCATGAATGCTCTCCTCGAGAAGCTGGACGATGCTGAGGAGCTACTTGATCCGGACGCAAAACACTGGAGGAAACAAGTCAGGGAAATGGCTTACGACATCGAAGACTGCATCGACGATCTCAGCAGCAACGTGGCAAGCGTCGACGTCAGGGCGGGCTTCGTCGACAAGGCTTCCCATTTCCTCAGGACCTGCAGGGCCCATCTTGAGGCTGCCTGGCAGGTCAAGGAGCTCAAGACTCGTCTGCTGGAGATCAATGAACGGCGTAAGAGGTACAGAGCTGAGGACTCCATCTCCAGCACTGCCTCACCAGTGATCGTTGGTTTTGGAGGCCTAGCTAGGCAAGACCACCTTTGCTAGTCAGGTGTACCGTGAAGTTGGTTGATGATTTGTGGGATGTTCCTTCATGGAATATTGTCGAACATAGCAGAGGTACAATAACTACAAGAAGGCTGACTCTGCGCTGCTCAGGAGCGCATTCTGATGCTCTCCCCGAATTCGCTCGCCTTCCGGGGAGGACTGCGAGTCAGGTAAAGAAAGAAATGGTGGCTGTGGTTATAGTTATGTTTATTCCCTGCCCACTATGTAACAGAGAAATCAACATATATTCATTTCCTTTACATGTTTATTCTTCATGTTGCGTGAATTAAAGATTAAAAGCGGCAGATTCTACATTAAGTATAAGCTCATGATAACCCCCCCACCCTCCTTCCCAAACTAATACCGCCAGTATCCATCACAAAACTGCAGATTCGAAGGTGAGGGGTGTGCAGAGGAAATCCAGGATAGGTTTTGCAGAGCCGAGGAAATCAGACCAATTGGTAGTATAAGTACCATTCCCATCCCTTAGTTCCAAATTTCAATCACTCATCACAATGAAACATCTATTGAGCATATCCGGATTAACCTACTACCTCCATTTCACGATTCGTAGATGTTCATTCTTCATGTTGCATCATTTAAAAGCAGTGTATCATCCTACATGATGATTATTGTTCTTGTCCCCAACCAACATACCACCATA
The Panicum hallii strain FIL2 chromosome 6, PHallii_v3.1, whole genome shotgun sequence genome window above contains:
- the LOC112896797 gene encoding uncharacterized protein LOC112896797 translates to MTRIKSNPPNKKTHQSKTLAGVAFMEDDAVAVLATTLDSALMDGTARMLAQRVYSSLPAPPVSTSAPLSKHAAAAASSPPADGADRFSGLPDDILRGVVSRLPARDAARTTALSKHWTGVWRSVPLVLVDAHLLPAAAGLPDTVSRALAAHPGPFRCVHLTGTPMAARRNEVTRWLQLLAAKGARELVFVNRPTPIRAHLQLPGALFACTSLTRLYLGFWTFPGTGTVPPAAVSFPRLRELGLGSVAIEEWDLAFLLENKCPVLEKLVVVGSRWRPVPIRIRSCSLRCVQVCSSTVPEIDVGHAPVLERLLLCGVSGRICGLFTMASRIKIGYAPNLRFLGFLVPGMHEPEITGNTNTVLPSVQMVGVQVKLGTRIKATTVPRFLRCFPNTETLYIQSEDDDFQFWDPLSSISGNGQRHIKKLILRGFRGRRSELGFLKFIAERAQVLEKMVVEMAHGVSPSSDQVIGPSVRVLLTPQRLMITRFPLLLLPHLMVPLMPSGEACAVVAVPELARAAPPPDHQGVGDLAPAVPSSSSWGMPCSTSPQHFPFARQLFPSPHSLVRYRALLLPPPVPLDGARRSAMHGRQPDSG